CAGGTAAACCGTTCTTGCCGTAATCGCCATATTCAGTCTGACCATGTCTTTTTCGGTGGCGAAGATGTCAACTCGTATGCTGAGAATTTCGCCAACACAATTCGGGCAAAAGGGTGGCTGGTTGCCAACGTGAATGCCCATGATGCAAAGAAGCAGCGTGAGAATTTACAGGCCAGCACGGATCGGCTGGACCTGATGGGCATTGCCACCATGCTGCTCAACCGCCGGGCCAATTGTTGCCCGGCACAGACTGGCGTGTATCGCAATCTACGAACCCTAGTTCGCCACCGAAAGAAGCTGGTCAAGATGAAAACCGAAGTCCGTAACAGGATCCATACGATTGTCGACCGACTCTTTCCCGGTTTTCTGAATGAAAGAAAAAGTGGGGTCCTTCCTTTTTCAAACAGCTCGCTATACCTGATGCAGGAGCGTTTCAGCGCACCGCAGATCCGTCGCCGCCAACGGGGGGCATTGATCCGAAACTTGGAAAAGCGGGGAACAAAAAAAGCTGAAGCGGTAGCAGCCAAACTTCAGGAATACGCATCTCAGGTACTTACCACGCCAGACGAATATACCACCACACTTCAAATCTCCTTGACCAGCCACGTAAATCATTACCGCTGTCTGTTTGAGGGAGCTCAGCAACTGGCGAATGAAATGGCCCAACTGTTGGCCAAGACCCAGGGTGCCTTTATAACCAGTATCAAAGGTATCGGCATTGTTCTGGCTGCTGGTGTTACCGGCGAGATCGGCGATCCTTTGGCACAACGATCAACGGATCAACTGGCATCATATGCCGGCATCGTACCCAAAGTGAAACAAACTGGTGGCAAGCAGGGGCCTTCGAAAACGGGCCATGTCAGTAAACGAAGCAACCATATTCTGAAAGACTTCGTCGTGCAGTCCGCATTCCATATTGGTCGTTATGGCCCCAAAGATTTGCAGGACGACTTCAGTCGCCGTGAAGCTGACGGCCAGCATGCTGACTTCGGGATAGCCCGTCGCTTTGTACGTATCACCATGTGCATGATGCGGACATCCCAAGTTTACTTACCGCCTGAAATGAGAAGTACTCAAATCAAACCTGATCGGCGTGCTGATTATTACCTGGCAATGTGGCCCTACGTGCGGGACAAATGGAGCAAGGCCAACGCACTCAAGGTGGCCTTTGCCAAGGACCAACCGTTGGGGCAATGGCGATATATCGTTCAGGAGATCTATGGGATAAAGTTAAAAATCTAATCACGGACGGGTGCTGGAGATGATGGCAAAGCAAGATGATGTCTCAGCTTTGGCAGCGGGATGGCTTTCACAACTTGCCGCAGGTGATTCATGTTCCAAGAAATCGTCTGACGGCTCAGAAAAGAGTGCTTACCCGTTCCGTCCGAAAATTAATGGCTCCAAGGTGCTCTGATCCCAGAAATAATGGAGATCTCGTCATACCAGTTTGCCACAATCGGACATCCGTGGGCGGGGTTAACCACCTGTTTTGCTGAACTGGAGAAGTCAACTGAAAAATCGTCATCCCGGTTCTTGGTTCTTAAAAAACCGGTTAAAATCGGCACAGGGGAGTGTTGTCTCAAAAAATGGTCGAAAAAAGGGTTGCAAAAATTCTGGTGCTCTTTTCTTAAAATCGATAAATGGCCATGCACCCAACATTTTATAGTGAGGAGCCCATGGCCTATCGATACGACCATCCCGACAACCTGGTATCCCTGATCGAAGACAGTGTAAAAAAGTTTGGCGACAATCCGCTCTTCGGCACCAAGAACGCCCACGGCCAATACGAGTGGGTCACTTACAGCGAAGTGGGACGACGGGTGGACAATCTCCGGGGCGGTCTGGCCCGCCTGGGCATCGGTAAAAACGACGCCGTGGGCATCATCGCCAACAACCGCACCGAATGGGCCATCTGCGCCTTTGCCGCCTATGGGTTGGGCGCGCGCTACATCCCCATGTATGAAAAAGAGCTTCCCAAAGTGTGGAAATACATCATCAAGGATGCCAACGTGCGGGTTCTCTTCGTGGCCACCCCGGAAATTTGCGAGCAGGTCAGCGGGTTCATGGAGGAAACGCCCAGCCTGGAGAAGGTGCTGCTCATCGAGGGACGGGAAGAGAACAGCATGCCGGAACTCGAACGCGTCGGCGAGGCCCATCCGACAGCCGCCATCCATCCCTCCCCTAATGACATCGCGGTGCTGATCTACACCTCCGGCACCACCGGCGACCCCAAGGGCGTGCTGCTCTCCCACGGGAACTTCACCACCAATTTTATAGCCGGCGGGGCCCTTTACCCGGATTTGGGCCCCCACAGCCGAAGCCTCTGCATTTTGCCCTGGGCCCACTCCTTCGGCCAGACCGGGGAGTTGTACAATCTGATCCACCTGGGCGGCTCCATGGGCTTCATGGGCGACGTGACCACCCTGGCCGAGGACATGGGCAAGGTGCGGCCGACCGTGATGATTGCCGTCCCCCGGGTCTTCAATAAAATCTACGATGGCCTCTGGGCCAAAATGGACGCAACCGGCGGGCTGGCCAAAAAGCTGTTTGTCATGGGCGTGGAAAGCGCCCGCAGGCGAAGAGAACTGGCGGAGAAAGGGCAATCCAGTTTCCTGACCGACCTGAAGTTCAAGCTGGCCGATAAAATCGTCTTCAGTAAGATCCGGGCCCGCTTCGGCGGCAGGTTGAAATACGCCATCACCGGCAGTGCCACCATGAATGTGGAGATCGGCCATTTCTTCGCAAACATCGGCATTCCGGTGTACGACTGCTACGGCCTGACCGAAACCACCCCCGCCGTAACCATGAATTGCCCGTCAGCCCACCGGCCGGGCAGCGTAGGACGCCCTTTGGACCAGGTCCGGGTGGAAATCGACAGGCTGTTTCTGGAAGAAAACGCCGACGATGGCGAAATCATTGTCTACGGCCCCAATGTCATGCAGGGCTACCACAACAAGCCCGACGCCACCCGCCAGGTGATGACCACCGACGGGGGCTTTCACACCGGCGACCGGGGCCGGCTGGATGAGGACGGATACCTGTTCATCACCGGCCGCATCAAGGAGCAGTACAAGCTTGAAAACGGCAAATATGTATTCCCCGCGGCCATCGAAGAAGAGATCCGACTGCTTCCCTGGGTGGAAAATGCCATGATCTACGGCGAAGGGCGACCCTACAACGTCTGCATCATCGTACCCGATTTCGAGGTCCTGGGAAAATATGCCCGGGAGAACGGGCTTTCCGAAGATCCGCAGCGATTGGTGGCCAACGATGGCATCCAAAAGATGATCGGGGAGGAAATCGCCGCGTTTCTGAAAGGCAAATTCGGCAGATATGAAATTCCCAAGAAGTTCTTATGGGTGTCGGAGAACTTCTCACTGGAA
This window of the uncultured Desulfosarcina sp. genome carries:
- a CDS encoding long-chain fatty acid--CoA ligase, whose amino-acid sequence is MHPTFYSEEPMAYRYDHPDNLVSLIEDSVKKFGDNPLFGTKNAHGQYEWVTYSEVGRRVDNLRGGLARLGIGKNDAVGIIANNRTEWAICAFAAYGLGARYIPMYEKELPKVWKYIIKDANVRVLFVATPEICEQVSGFMEETPSLEKVLLIEGREENSMPELERVGEAHPTAAIHPSPNDIAVLIYTSGTTGDPKGVLLSHGNFTTNFIAGGALYPDLGPHSRSLCILPWAHSFGQTGELYNLIHLGGSMGFMGDVTTLAEDMGKVRPTVMIAVPRVFNKIYDGLWAKMDATGGLAKKLFVMGVESARRRRELAEKGQSSFLTDLKFKLADKIVFSKIRARFGGRLKYAITGSATMNVEIGHFFANIGIPVYDCYGLTETTPAVTMNCPSAHRPGSVGRPLDQVRVEIDRLFLEENADDGEIIVYGPNVMQGYHNKPDATRQVMTTDGGFHTGDRGRLDEDGYLFITGRIKEQYKLENGKYVFPAAIEEEIRLLPWVENAMIYGEGRPYNVCIIVPDFEVLGKYARENGLSEDPQRLVANDGIQKMIGEEIAAFLKGKFGRYEIPKKFLWVSENFSLENGTLTQTMKLKRRSVMGQYQSRLAALYD
- a CDS encoding transposase; the encoded protein is MKKTSIYSDRSQELLALFENAGNASKLMCVPIDYAKKDHLVMFCNGNGEVLRKPFSVKNSPDGVKYLLDQVNRSCRNRHIQSDHVFFGGEDVNSYAENFANTIRAKGWLVANVNAHDAKKQRENLQASTDRLDLMGIATMLLNRRANCCPAQTGVYRNLRTLVRHRKKLVKMKTEVRNRIHTIVDRLFPGFLNERKSGVLPFSNSSLYLMQERFSAPQIRRRQRGALIRNLEKRGTKKAEAVAAKLQEYASQVLTTPDEYTTTLQISLTSHVNHYRCLFEGAQQLANEMAQLLAKTQGAFITSIKGIGIVLAAGVTGEIGDPLAQRSTDQLASYAGIVPKVKQTGGKQGPSKTGHVSKRSNHILKDFVVQSAFHIGRYGPKDLQDDFSRREADGQHADFGIARRFVRITMCMMRTSQVYLPPEMRSTQIKPDRRADYYLAMWPYVRDKWSKANALKVAFAKDQPLGQWRYIVQEIYGIKLKI